Genomic window (Neodiprion lecontei isolate iyNeoLeco1 chromosome 7, iyNeoLeco1.1, whole genome shotgun sequence):
ATGTATGTACGAGTACTCTTTTCAGACCTCGGGCATTTAATTTCGACGACAAACTCTTCATCTATTGCATCTGGCGTAGCTCCCAAGTATGGGTACTGGttgcataaaaataaaccgcatttttgaaattttcttttcaacttctGCTCAACTCGTTGTAAAACCATAGCTTCTAATTGTTTGCCTCGTTCCATAGCTTTAGTAGTACGTAGTTTTTGACCACCAACCAGCAACTCTACTAACGTTCCATCAGGTGTATTTCACCGGGACGCTTCATATCCTTTTGAAGCAGTGATTCGTCCATATCGCAATGAAAACCAAAGATCACAATCTGCTTGGTCTtgagttaatttttcaatattatcacACAAATCTGGAGACATTCGATTGTTGCAAAAATCTAAGAAATCGTCACATGATGTTCCTCCTAAATTGATAAAGTCCActaataaattatgaattgATAGgcttttttcagtattttctgAACCAACATATTTCAAGATTTGGCTCTGTactgttttttgttttgttctaTTCACAAATTCTTGTAGTGTATTAAAAGGTTTAGCTATAGCAGTAGTATCTGTATCAGAAGGAAAATCTTTCACCCTAATAAATTTGATTGATGATCCAACTTGGGATAAAACAGATTTGCGCCAGTAACATTCAACATCTGTTGGTAAAGGTTCTTCAGATCTTCTGTGTAACCACATTAGAAATGCAATAGCGTGTTTACATCCACCTAggaaagatataaaaataagttAATTGAGGTTATTACATTTTCAAAGCATTTTTAACTTATCATGTAACGAGTGTatcataaatattaaaaaaaaaaattaaaagaaacaaTAACAGGACTGGTTATTCCTAGAATATTGTTATACTATTTCATTCACCTAGCGATGCCGCACAATCATGACATTGAGTCGATAAAATCTCTTCGTCCACAATATTCAAGACTAAAGTCACTCGATATGATTTATTATGTACTCTGTGTTCAGGACAAATAAGACACTTGAGAGTACATATAGATCCATGAAGTTTCAGCTGTACAAATTCGATGGCTGCGTCTCCATATGACTTTCTCCCTGATCTATAATTCAAAGCAGTTTAACCCAAATAGTAAGATAACTGTGATCATTTATTCACTATCTCATAAgatactatttttatttttttgataaaaaaggTATCAGTTTATTTCTAactattattaatttaaatagCTGTATTAAAGTATACGTACAGGTTAGCTTTTGCTCCTTTCATTTCTGCTGATACAAAGTCAGAGTGAGATGCGAGATAGGATGCAACCATAAATGCATCAACTCGTGGTAAATTATCAGATCGTGCTTCACTAAAACCTGGATCCACTTTTCGTCGGggcattttattattttattaataatcaCTAACTGCACTGCTGTCAAACTAATGCTTGCTTAACAATCTTAGTATAATAACATTGACGTGATCATAACATCCACACAATTATCCgtgtgagttaaaaaaaaaaaacaccacacaaaaattgatttctattttaattattttcactgaaGTCTGacattaattatacaatatatcaaacttgaagtttaaaaaacttactcaaaatttttttagctctagaaaatattgtacattactCTTTGTGGATTCAAATAAACGCGCCAGTAGCAGCACAATGACGTCAAACCAATCACATTCCGTTTTATGTCACGTGACTTTTATGTGATTTAGGAccacttttatttattaaattatttaaatatttataaacaaaaacaaaatatttttttttcaaaaattctaaaaaaatttatagaatcgaaaaacatcaagagttaagaaatataaaaatcatg
Coding sequences:
- the LOC124295343 gene encoding uncharacterized protein LOC124295343 isoform X2; translation: MPRRKVDPGFSEARSDNLPRVDAFMVASYLASHSDFVSAEMKGAKANLSGRKSYGDAAIEFVQLKLHGSICTLKCLICPEHRVHNKSYRVTLVLNIVDEEILSTQCHDCAASLGGCKHAIAFLMWLHRRSEEPLPTDVECYWRKSVLSQVGSSIKFIREEHHVTIS
- the LOC124295343 gene encoding uncharacterized protein LOC124295343 isoform X1 gives rise to the protein MPRRKVDPGFSEARSDNLPRVDAFMVASYLASHSDFVSAEMKGAKANLSGRKSYGDAAIEFVQLKLHGSICTLKCLICPEHRVHNKSYRVTLVLNIVDEEILSTQCHDCAASLGGCKHAIAFLMWLHRRSEEPLPTDVECYWRKSVLSQVGSSIKFIRVKDFPSDTDTTAIAKPFNTLQEFVNRTKQKTVQSQILKYVGSENTEKSLSIHNLLVDFINLGGTSCDDFLDFCNNRMSPDLCDNIEKLTQDQADCDLWFSLRYGRITASKGYEASR